The stretch of DNA TCGAAAACCTCATCCAGTATTCGACATCGGGGGTGGCGCAGTTCATGCAGAAGGGCGCTGTCGCAGCCCTTGATCAAGGCGACGATTTCGTCGCTGCCAATATCGCCAAGGCGGCCCGCTCCCGCGATACTCTCTGCGATGCGCTTGTCGCCACCAACCGCGTCGAGACACTGAAACCGGATGGCGCGATCTATGCTTTCCTGAAGATCGACGGCGTCGCCGACAGCCGCACGGCAGCGCTCGACATCGTCGACAAGACAGGCGTCGGCCTTGCTCCCGGCACCGCTTTCGGATCGGGCGGCGAACTCTTCCTGCGCGCCTGTTTCCTGCGCGATCCCACACAGGTGGCGATCGCCGCCGAGCGCCTCTGCGACTATATCCTCAAGCTCTGAGAAGCACTGGCCGCAAGACGCGTCGTGGCGACCGAGGCGTCGATTTGTGCCGAAATCGCCGGATCGATAAAACTCTAGCAAAGCCCGAAATCGGCCTCTAACCACGACTCCAAACATACCCGTTCAAAGGCCTTCCAAACGCCGTTCGATAAGAAAATTGGAAAGAAAAACCGGCGCCTGATGCCCCTGCTTATAAAAAACGAAAGCAGGGATGCGGGACATGGCGGTTTTGGTGACGGGCGGCGCCGGATATATCGGCAGTCACATGGTTTGGGCGCTGCTCGATGCGGGCGAGGATGTGGTCGTGCTCGACCGCCTCTCCACAGGCTTTCGCTGGGCCGTGGCGCCGGCGGCGCGTTTCTATCTCGGCGACGTTGCCGATCCCGACATATTGAAAAAGGTCTTCATCGAAAACGACATCGAGGCGATCATCCATTTCGCCGGCTCCGCCGTCGTCCCGGTCTCGGTCGCCGACCCGCTCTCCTATTACGACAACAATTCCGGCAAGACCCGGGCGCTGTTGAGTGCTTCGGTCAAGGCCGGTATCCGCAACTTCGTCTTCTCTTCGACGGCGGCTGTCTACGGCCAGCAAAAGACCGACCTGCCTGTGAAGGAGACGGCTCCGCTCAATCCGGAAAATCCTTACGGCCAGTCGAAGCTGATGACCGAATTCATGCTGCGCGATGCCGCCGCCGCCTATGATTTCAACTATGTCGCGCTTCGTTACTTCAACGTCGCCGGCGCCGACCCGCACCACCGTGCCGGCCAGTCGACCTCAGGCGCCACACACCTGATCAAGGTCGCCTGCGAGGCAGCACTCGGCAGGCGCGACAGCGTCAATGTCTACGGCGTCGACTATCCCACCCATGACGGCACCGGCGTGCGCGACTACATCCATGTCAGCGATCTCACGGATGCACATCTGAAGGCGCTGCAGCATCTGCGCAGAAGCAAGGGCTCGCTCGTTGCCAATTGCGGTTACGGCAGCGGCTATTCCGTGCTCGATGTGCTGAACATGGTCACCCGCCTGCACGGACATTCCTTCAAGATCCACATGGCGCCGCGCCGCGCCGGCGATTCGGCGAGCGTCGTCGCAGACGCTTCGCTCGCAAGGCAGGTGCTCGACTGGAAACCCAGATACGATTCGCTGGAAACCATCGTCCAGAGTTCGCTCGATTGGGAACTGTTCCTGTCGAACAAGAACGTCGACGACCTGCACAGCATCCACCGGGCATTGGCCGCCGCTTCCTTCTGATCGGGGAACCCGTTTACCATCCCCGCGCCTGCGGGGGCGCATGCCGTCACGTGAATAAGGAAAAAACAAGCTTTCTCTGGCTGGCTCGGGCCAACGGAAAAGAGAAGATGAAGAACTTTCTGGCCTCATTGCAGCTGCAAAAAGACAATCCGACGCTTCTGCTGGCGCAGTTCCGGGCCCTGTCGTCGCAGATTCCCATTCTCTATGTCCTTCTGGTCATCAACGCCCTTGCGGTGGCGATCACCCACCTCAAATCCGCCCCCCTTTGGCTCTCGCTCTACATTCCCGTGGCCTTGAGCGTCGTCTGTGTCTTCCGTCTCTGCTGGTGGGAGATCCGCGGCAAGGAAAACGTCACCGCCGAGCGGGCCTACAGGCTGATGAAGCTCACGATATCAGGGGCCGGCATCCTGGCCGTCGCTTTCGGCAGCTGGGCGATCGCGCTCTACCAATATGGCGATGCTTCCCAGCAGGGTCAGATCGCCTATTTCCTCGTCGTGACCGGGATATCCTGCATCTTTTGCCTGATGCACCTGCCGATGGCGGCAGCGCTGACCACGGTCATCACCTTCTCGGCCATGGTCGCGACCTTCTTGTTCTCGGGCAATCCCGTTTTCGTCGCGACGGCCATTAGCGGCCTCTTCCTGATCCTGCCCTTCCTCAGGGTGATCAACAGCTATTTCCAGAATTTCGTCGGTCTCGTGCAACTGACCGAAGAGCTGAAGCAGAAGCAGGCGGAAGCCGAAGAGCTGAACCTCGTCAACAGCCGCAATGCGCTGCATGACCAGCTGACCGGCCTTGCCAATCGCCGCAGCTTCTTTCTCTCGTTGGAAAAACGGCTGCAGAAGGATTCGTCGACGCCGCCCGTCCTCGGCATTCTCGATCTCGACGGCTTCAAGCCGGTCAACGACGTCTTCGGCCATGCCGCCGGCGATCTCGTGCTGAAGGAGACGGCCCGCCGCTTCGTCGCGCTGGTCGGCGAAGAGGGCATCGTCTCCCGTCTCGGCGGCGATGAGTTCGGTATCATCTTTCCCTCCTTGATGACGCGCCAGGCGATCGCCGATCTCGGCCAGGCGCTCTGTGCTGCCGTCCGCGATCCTTTCGAAATCCCCGACGGCTCGGTCCGCGTCTTCGGCTCCTGCGGCATCGTCTATCCTGATATTGGCACATACACCGCCGAGGATCTTTACGAGAAAGCCGATTTTGCCCTCTACCAGGTCAAGAGCAAGCGCAGCAGCGGCGTCGAATTCTTCTCGGCCGAGCACGAGAAGATCCTGACGCAGCGCCACCTGATCGAACTCGAACTGCAGGCAAACGATTTCGCCAAGGAATTGAAACTCGACTATCAGCCGATCGTCGAATTGAGGAGCGGCCGCGTCGTCGCCTACGAGGCGCTCGCCCGCTGGGACAGCGCCCGCTTCGGCCGTATCAGCCCAGACGCCTTCATTCCCGCTGCCGAGCGCACGGCGGTCATCGGTCGCATAACCCGCATCCTCTTCGCCAAGGCGCTCGAAGCGCTGGCGATCATTCCACGGCATCTCAGGCTGTCCTTCAATCTCTCGGCGCGCGATATCTGCGACCACGAGACCTCGATGGCGCTGCTCGCCATGATCACCCGTTCCGGCATCGATCCGAAGCGCATCGAATTCGAGATTACCGAGACCGCATTGCTCTCCGATTTCGACACCGCCGATCAGGTGATATCCATGCTGCGCGCTGCCGGCATCTCGATTGCGCTCGACGATTTCGGCACCGGCTATTCGAGCCTCAGCCATATTCATCGTCTCGGCTTCGACAAGCTGAAGATCGACAAGTCGTTCGTGATGAATTTCGATCGAGACGCCCGCTGCATGAACATCACCCGCTCGGTCGCCAATCTCTGCCAGAACCTCGGCATCGCCTCCGTCGCCGAAGGCGTCGAAAGCGAAGAGATTGCCGAGGGATTGAAGGCGATGGGCGTTCGTCTGGCGCAGGGCTATCATTTCTCGCGGC from Rhizobium leguminosarum bv. trifolii WSM1325 encodes:
- a CDS encoding UDP-glucose 4-epimerase (TIGRFAM: UDP-glucose 4-epimerase~PFAM: NAD-dependent epimerase/dehydratase; 3-beta hydroxysteroid dehydrogenase/isomerase; Male sterility domain; polysaccharide biosynthesis protein CapD; short-chain dehydrogenase/reductase SDR; dTDP-4-dehydrorhamnose reductase~KEGG: ret:RHE_CH00569 UDP-glucose 4-epimerase protein), whose translation is MAVLVTGGAGYIGSHMVWALLDAGEDVVVLDRLSTGFRWAVAPAARFYLGDVADPDILKKVFIENDIEAIIHFAGSAVVPVSVADPLSYYDNNSGKTRALLSASVKAGIRNFVFSSTAAVYGQQKTDLPVKETAPLNPENPYGQSKLMTEFMLRDAAAAYDFNYVALRYFNVAGADPHHRAGQSTSGATHLIKVACEAALGRRDSVNVYGVDYPTHDGTGVRDYIHVSDLTDAHLKALQHLRRSKGSLVANCGYGSGYSVLDVLNMVTRLHGHSFKIHMAPRRAGDSASVVADASLARQVLDWKPRYDSLETIVQSSLDWELFLSNKNVDDLHSIHRALAAASF
- a CDS encoding diguanylate cyclase/phosphodiesterase (KEGG: rec:RHECIAT_CH0000643 putative sensory box/GGDEF family protein~TIGRFAM: diguanylate cyclase~PFAM: EAL domain protein; GGDEF domain containing protein~SMART: EAL domain protein; GGDEF domain containing protein), whose protein sequence is MKNFLASLQLQKDNPTLLLAQFRALSSQIPILYVLLVINALAVAITHLKSAPLWLSLYIPVALSVVCVFRLCWWEIRGKENVTAERAYRLMKLTISGAGILAVAFGSWAIALYQYGDASQQGQIAYFLVVTGISCIFCLMHLPMAAALTTVITFSAMVATFLFSGNPVFVATAISGLFLILPFLRVINSYFQNFVGLVQLTEELKQKQAEAEELNLVNSRNALHDQLTGLANRRSFFLSLEKRLQKDSSTPPVLGILDLDGFKPVNDVFGHAAGDLVLKETARRFVALVGEEGIVSRLGGDEFGIIFPSLMTRQAIADLGQALCAAVRDPFEIPDGSVRVFGSCGIVYPDIGTYTAEDLYEKADFALYQVKSKRSSGVEFFSAEHEKILTQRHLIELELQANDFAKELKLDYQPIVELRSGRVVAYEALARWDSARFGRISPDAFIPAAERTAVIGRITRILFAKALEALAIIPRHLRLSFNLSARDICDHETSMALLAMITRSGIDPKRIEFEITETALLSDFDTADQVISMLRAAGISIALDDFGTGYSSLSHIHRLGFDKLKIDKSFVMNFDRDARCMNITRSVANLCQNLGIASVAEGVESEEIAEGLKAMGVRLAQGYHFSRPLPLELAIDYAARCEAAASARNSLSA